In a single window of the Apteryx mantelli isolate bAptMan1 chromosome 11, bAptMan1.hap1, whole genome shotgun sequence genome:
- the LOC136992954 gene encoding olfactory receptor 14C36-like, which translates to MSNSSSFNQFLLLTFVDTQELQLLHFLFFLGIYLAALLGNGLIITAIACDHHLHTPMYFFLLNLSLLDLGTISTTVPKSMANSLWDTRAISYSGCAAQVFLFIFFLAGEYFLLTVMAYDRYVAICRPLHYGTLMGSRACVRMAAAAWASGFLYSALHTGNTFSIPLCQGNVLDQFFCEVPQILKLSCSDSYRREAVLLVVSAFVALGCFIFIVLSYVQIFTVVLRIPSEQGRNKAFSMCIPHLAVVSLFVSTNMFAYLKPSSLSFPSVDIVVAVLYSVVPPAVNPLIYSMRNKELKDALRKVISGTFCSTGNVATALHK; encoded by the coding sequence atgtccaacagcagctccttcaaccagttcctcctcctgacatttgtagacacacaggagctgcagctcttgcacttcctgttcttcctgggcatctacctggctgccctcctgggcaacggcctcattatcacagccatagcctgcgaccaccacctccacacccccatgtacttcttcctcctcaacctctccctcctcgaccttggcaccatctccaccactgtccccaaatccatggccaattccctgtgggacaccagggccatttcctactcaggatgtgctgctcaagtctttctattcatcttcttcttagcaggagagtattttcttctcactgtcatggcctatgaccgctatgttgccatctgcagacccctccactatgggaccctcatgggcagcagagcttgtgtcagaatggcagcagctgcctgggccagtggttttctctattctgcactgcacactgggaacacattttcaataccactctgccaaggcaatgtcctggaccagttcttctgtgaagttccccagatcctcaagctctcctgctcagactcctaccgcaGGGAAGCTGTGCTTCTTGTAGTTAGTGCCTTTGTAgcccttgggtgtttcattttcattgtgctgtcctacgtgcagatcttcactgttgtgctgaggatcccctctgagcagggccgaaacaaagccttttccatgtgcatccctcacctggctgtggtctccctgtttgtcagcactaacatgtttgcctacctgaagccctcctccctctccttcccatctGTGGATAttgtggtggctgtcctgtactcagtggtacctccagcagtgaaccccctcatctacagcatgaggaacaaggagctcaaagatgcgctgaggaaagtgatttcagggACATTTTGCAGCACTGGTAACGTTGCCactgctctccacaaatga